The following nucleotide sequence is from uncultured Roseateles sp..
TTCTCACTCCCAACCCTGCGCTATCCGCGCTCATTTGAAGGAAACCACCATGGCTCTCGACAAAGTTCTGTACACCGCCCACGCCACTTCCACCGGCGGCCGCGAAGGCACTTCCCGCTCGTCGGATGGCGTGCTTGACCTGACCCTCAGCACGCCCAAGGAACTGGGCGGCGCCGGCGGCCCCGGCACCAACCCCGAGCAGCTGTTCGCCGCCGGCTACTCGGCCTGCTTCATCGGTGCGATGAAGGTCGTGGCCGGCAAGATGAAGGTTGCGCTGCCGGCAGACACCTCGATCGCCGCGGATGTCAGCATCGGCCCCATCCCCGCCGGCTTCGGCATTCAGGTGGCCTTGAACATCAGCATCCCCGGCCTGGACCGCGCCACGGCCGAGCAACTGGTGCATGCCGCCCATCAGGTCTGCCCGTACTCGAACGCCACCCGCGGCAATATCGACGTGGCACTGAACATCGTCTGATTCTTGTCCGGTAACGGCCTGTTCGTGACGGATGTCACACGCAGGTCACACCCCGAGGCGAAGCTCCACG
It contains:
- a CDS encoding organic hydroperoxide resistance protein, whose translation is MALDKVLYTAHATSTGGREGTSRSSDGVLDLTLSTPKELGGAGGPGTNPEQLFAAGYSACFIGAMKVVAGKMKVALPADTSIAADVSIGPIPAGFGIQVALNISIPGLDRATAEQLVHAAHQVCPYSNATRGNIDVALNIV